The nucleotide sequence GCAACCATTACATTATTATGTTTGTGAAGAATTTTATATGTCTATtctattaagaaaacacatgtGCGGATGTACGGGTTAAGCTCTAGTttaaacattaaaacaataaacgacaaaatatttaatcataAGTGTAATGTGTAACTGTAAGGactaaaatgcaaataaaaatacgaaacttcaaatttgatgttttgagtAGTGgcacttcaaatatgaagtctTACTGTtcaaaagtttaaatttgaagttttggagtttttttagAATAAAACACTTCAACTTTGAAGttatactatgttttttttctgattGATGACTTATTCCTTTGAGGAGACTAATTGTTTGTTGGTTTATAGATATCCTAAAGGTCACCACGTTCATGTGATGAGGAAGGCCAGTTGCAATATTGAACATGTTATACTTTTGTTTCTGCTCTTTAACATATCTTATTATGGCACGATCAGTAAGTCATGTTTAGACTTTTTCTTCGACGTGTTATATATGCTTTGGTTTCTTGGCTTTAAATATGTCCAAGTGTTCGTTTCTATCGTATGATTTTGGATAAAGACATACAAGCCAAAGACTTTTTCCTCCATTGAAAAGTAGCGGGTAAATCAATCAGTCTTATGGTTAGTAAATTAGTAGTTAGTGCTACTAGCCTAGTAGTATTATAGACAAATGGGTATAAGCATGTATGATCTTACAAACCCTCACAATCATTTCCTTCTTGTTTTTTAAACTCCTCACCATCATTtccaaaaccaaaatccaagagcttttcttcatttttcttattttcttctttgtaaACGATGGGTTGGCTTTCGTTTTTGAATCTTCTAAAGGAAGTTGTGGGTATGTTCAACGAATCCCGCAAACTCTTTCTCAAGAACAAGAAGTTGATGTTCTCTGTCTTGGTATTTTCTCTCTTGCTCAATGGTTTAGTTTACTTGTTCAACATCCTTACCATTACACTCGAGATAACAAACTTGACTCAACATTTAAAGTTGTTACCTACGATGGATCCAAGCAGTGCGGAATACATAGCCCTACTTATGGAAGTTTTTGCAGAATTTGGcctattttttgtttcttcagaCATCTTTGGCGTTTTCTATTTCATCATCAACCTTTTATCCGTTCTAGTCATCGTCCACGCTTCGGCTCTTACTTATAATGATGAGAACGTCAACTTCAAAGATTTTGTGGTTCTGTCCCTTAAATCTTGGAAGGGACCTCTAGTGACCTATTTCTACATTTGTCTCTTCAGTCTTGGCTATTGGTTGTTCTTCGTTACAATACTTTTCCCTCTCCTTTTCTTAAGTACTGCTTCATTGATTTCCTTCGCAGCCGTGACCTGCGTTTTGCTTGTTCTGTTCGCATTGTTTGCGTCCTATCTAGCTATCGTCTGGTACCTATCTCTGGTCGTATCGGTACTCGACGAAACTTATGGGATACAAGCGTTGGGGGAAGCTGTAAAGATTGCTAAAGGGATGAAGCCAAAACTATTCCTCTTGAATCTTTTCTTCGGTTTATTGATCTTCGGTTTAGCTCAGATCGAGACTCTAGTGAGTCTAGTGATGTCAACATTTGTGTTGATGTTTCTACTTATGACTTACACCGTTGCATTTTTTCAATGTAAGGGCCACCACGGCCAAGACGTTGAGTCGCTGAGGGATGCTGAATATACGACACTACCAACTACTTCGCTTATGGGAGCATTGCCTTAAAAACTTTAAAGAGACTGACATAATATGTTAATAGTCTCGTGAATGGATTGCTTGTTTTTTGTTTCGTTTTGTTTTGGGATTTAGTAaactactagattttgacccgtgcaaccgcacgggtgtttgttttcacttttctatacataaattattgttttagaacataagttgtatatatttttaatgttaatcatatacttaaatatttatataactatttcaaatacaataattttataatttacatattataattaattaattgtttttgtatttaatttatgctaaattctgacccgtctttcaaaactggatttttttttaccaatatgtttatgcttattcattttatataatttattattgtatatataaaagtctaagatatgttaatttttagacatgtattatatagtttgttaattttaagctgttctatcatcatattatattttaaataaatattttatatttatgaaaataaaatttataaatttatcaattgaatatacttttatcatatttatttaagtataataattgtattttaacatgatcatgactataaagtgggtaaaataggatataatttatttatttcttattttataaacgataacttaaaatatattaaattattgttaaaatacttttacacagatttattagaattttaaatataatatataaatatatattatatttaaaatgaaaatacattatgattaaagtagttgcaaagattttatattataaccttaaaaaaatacatgttaatttttatgcatgtattatatattttgcttaatccatcttaccaacatattagattttatttttgaacataaatattttatacttatgaaaataaaatttataaaatttataaatttaatacaattttattatacttagctcaatataataattttcttttaatatgattgattatgattatataatatataaaatattacagaattttttattttttattttataaatgattactgaatttattaatgtataataataattcaaattaatttcgaaattaatgaaaaatatttaaatataatttcgaaaatgaagatcttgtaaaaatcttttaaaacagatttgttagatttttaaaataaatatatttatattttaaataaaaagatatcaaaagatattatgattaaagtattttaaagattctatgtattattattcttaataaaatacatttaataagatttctaagtgatggtccaaataaaaaaaatcacacatgaaagaagtcatgacttctcttttaatatataagattatatgataaaagtgataatataaaacattagtttcaattcttttacgattaaaaatcaaaatggtaaatatagtaatagtaataattaggatttaggagtgagatttgaataaataaaggaattgaataaattattgttagagaaatatatggtaacatattgttagtctaaattttttttttttttttgaaagaattttaaatttattcaaatcaaaaaaaaCCTTTGTACAGAGTTTTATCTGCTACCATATTTAAATACAATGAAAtgcaaaccaaaagaaaatatacTTCTATATCTCTCAAGCTATACTAGCCTCTGTTAAACCAATCCTCCATCATCTTCTCATATTTACCTCCTACCCTCCTTCTCAAAGAAGATATTCTGTTTCTAATGAGCTTATCAAGCCTTGCAATCAGACAGGTATCTGGCTGCGATGCCTCACCCACTCTTCTCACATTCCTCTCATGCCATAACGCATAAGCCACGGCCTGAAAGCAATAACGCAGTAACACAGTCGAACTCCACTTATGTAAACCCTTCTCAACAATCCGAAGCACTCTATCCCATTTATACACTTCTCCACGCCCTGCCAAATGTTTTATGGTTCCAATCCAGACTTCCTTAGAGAACGAGCACTCAAAAAATAGGTGATCACGAGTCTCAGCTTCCGTGTTACACAACCAGCATGTAGAAACGGCTTGTGGATTCCACCTAAGAATCCTATCTCCTGTTGCTAGTCTGTCATGAATAGCAAGCCAAACTAAGAAAGAAAATCGCGGGGTAGCTTCAGTGAACCACACTCCTTTTACCCAAGATACCTTTGGAGATGAACTTCTTACAAGATTCCAAGTATGAGATGTTCTGAAATCTGTTTTAAAATCCCCATTCTCCCTCTTCCAAAGGCAGATATCATCTAGCTGGTTGAGACCTTTATTTTTGAGAGCCATAATCTCGCGATCAACCTGCCTAAGAGAGTGAGCACGATGCCTTCTCACTCGGTACAACTGAATAGCTTTCTCCAGCGTAGAGTTTATAGGAATACCAAGGTCCATACACCCTCTTGCTCCTGTTAGCTCAATCAGTTGGCCAATTGATGACCATTTCTCAAACCAGAAAGAGGTGGTGGCTCCACTGTTGACTTCCTTCTTAGTTAATTGCATAGCCAAAGGCCGCAGTTTCAAAAGCTTCTTCCACATCCACGATCCACTGTTACTCTTCTCATTAACACTCCAAAAAGAACCCTTTCGAATGAGATATTTCCATATCCATTTAACCCATAAAGAAGACCTAGTAGAGATAATACGCCAAATAAGCTTCAAACAAGACACTTTATTCGCATCTGCCAGATTTTTCAAGCCTAAACCACCTTCATCTTTTGGTTTGCACACATCCACCCAAGCTACTTTAGCTTTATGCGTTGATAACACCGGTCCAGACCAAAGAAATGCAGCACAGATGctatttatttcttgaatgcACTGGTTTGGGAGCCTATAAGCTGACATCCAAAAATTTGTTATGCTATAGAGAACAGAACCAATTAACTGAAGCCGTCCAGCAAAGGAGAGATGCCTCGCTGTCCAAGAAGAGATGCGATTCCGAATTCTTGAGATAAGAGGGCTATAGTCATGTACATTCATCCGTTTTGTCAGAAGAGGGAGGCCCAAATATCGTACCGGAAGAGATCCTCTTTCAAAAGGAAACTGGTCTAAAATAGCCTCGCTATCTGTTTCCTGAACACCAGCCAGATACAATGTAGACTTCTCAAGACTAATACTCAAACCCGATATCTTTTCAAATCTCTGAAAGACCTCCAGTATACCCTCAACCGACTTCTTCTTCCCGTCAGAGAATACTAAAACATCATCAGCA is from Brassica napus cultivar Da-Ae chromosome A4, Da-Ae, whole genome shotgun sequence and encodes:
- the LOC106449284 gene encoding uncharacterized protein LOC106449284, which encodes MGWLSFLNLLKEVVGMFNESRKLFLKNKKLMFSVLVFSLLLNGLVYLFNILTITLEITNLTQHLKLLPTMDPSSAEYIALLMEVFAEFGLFFVSSDIFGVFYFIINLLSVLVIVHASALTYNDENVNFKDFVVLSLKSWKGPLVTYFYICLFSLGYWLFFVTILFPLLFLSTASLISFAAVTCVLLVLFALFASYLAIVWYLSLVVSVLDETYGIQALGEAVKIAKGMKPKLFLLNLFFGLLIFGLAQIETLVSLVMSTFVLMFLLMTYTVAFFQCKGHHGQDVESLRDAEYTTLPTTSLMGALP